A window of Selenomonas ruminantium subsp. lactilytica TAM6421 contains these coding sequences:
- a CDS encoding Crp/Fnr family transcriptional regulator: MGKIDIAKGQFFHRKGDEVKDIALILKGSFTLNGDADISFTAHNGAIIGAFYQSGDKYHYDYQAAEDCTLFVYDYNDEDDLSSAISATPAIAPVMATASIALLNNMLETLDVLYDDAINLCEGLKNDYCDYKNICTTLMIPPQKFDHVNDLLPPGKPAMLTGWQTALCHAFQEKNDLLRKECYPADVNFCIGAVMLASQLAQQIHPQLDFITGFIKDAKAFTNDFTSEYRCQKSKLDEAQRQEAMEAGSGNIPKIENALHTILAFAGLGHELDEVMAKDIRAFMKAPDKTEKSAEMRRLRGDITKNFFTIYEAAFFKSLEADTIPAEVKMFFLFGFIDEELAGEENTATLYRHAVLWEDDKNGMVIPAYDWLKKIYLGEVPPSKDEFDNDWPDHLKEEVRQGNLKQAEADNMLEDTTAMVRFELQSMIASANKMTYGSIFSYIPAFYAQVVSRPLDTCLSTAVKITKALNHIRSIDYSCFYRPAYASYPELKINRFDYNKEVLPYIILMPNYGSRGLMWQEIEGRRRTTPSHMVLSIFHSEDIESTLIKMCAQFRWEMCKRIQGVRYSDVTEPSLTAEYCNYLQFYKKNSTLSADMKEKVKGALKRWGNSYSKVFAAEYEQFVKNESEGLPRLNKVAREILFKYCTFGREYRDALSINPQYKPLIDRWNIAHDDKVRTLDLFARRILGQVKELPEEVQLEKDFLKL; encoded by the coding sequence ATGGGGAAAATCGATATTGCCAAAGGTCAGTTCTTCCATCGCAAAGGCGATGAAGTCAAGGATATCGCCCTTATCCTCAAAGGCAGTTTTACCCTCAATGGCGATGCTGATATCAGCTTCACGGCCCACAACGGCGCCATTATCGGTGCCTTTTACCAAAGCGGCGATAAATATCACTACGACTATCAGGCAGCTGAGGACTGCACCCTCTTTGTCTATGACTACAATGACGAAGACGATCTGAGTTCTGCCATCAGTGCCACCCCCGCCATTGCCCCGGTTATGGCCACGGCCAGCATTGCTTTGCTGAACAATATGCTGGAAACCCTTGACGTTCTCTACGATGATGCCATAAATCTTTGTGAAGGCCTGAAAAATGATTACTGTGATTACAAAAATATCTGCACTACCCTGATGATTCCTCCCCAGAAATTCGATCATGTCAATGACCTGCTGCCACCGGGAAAGCCTGCCATGCTTACCGGCTGGCAAACTGCCCTCTGCCATGCCTTTCAGGAAAAGAATGACCTGCTACGCAAGGAATGCTATCCTGCCGATGTAAATTTCTGCATTGGCGCCGTCATGCTGGCCTCCCAGCTGGCTCAGCAGATCCATCCCCAGCTGGACTTTATCACGGGTTTCATCAAGGATGCCAAAGCCTTCACCAACGACTTTACCAGCGAATACCGCTGCCAAAAATCGAAGCTGGATGAAGCGCAGCGACAGGAAGCTATGGAAGCCGGCAGCGGCAATATCCCCAAGATTGAAAATGCCCTCCATACGATTCTGGCCTTTGCCGGACTGGGGCACGAACTCGACGAGGTCATGGCCAAGGATATCCGCGCCTTTATGAAAGCCCCGGACAAGACGGAAAAATCTGCGGAGATGCGCCGTCTGCGGGGCGATATCACCAAGAACTTCTTCACCATTTATGAAGCTGCCTTCTTCAAGAGCCTCGAAGCCGATACGATTCCGGCAGAAGTGAAGATGTTTTTCCTCTTTGGCTTCATCGACGAGGAACTGGCCGGCGAGGAAAACACCGCCACCCTCTATCGTCATGCGGTCCTTTGGGAAGATGACAAGAACGGCATGGTCATCCCCGCTTATGACTGGCTGAAAAAAATCTATCTGGGCGAAGTTCCCCCTTCCAAGGATGAATTCGACAATGACTGGCCCGACCATCTGAAAGAGGAAGTGCGGCAGGGCAATCTGAAGCAGGCTGAGGCCGATAACATGCTGGAGGATACCACGGCCATGGTGCGCTTCGAGCTGCAGAGCATGATTGCCAGCGCCAATAAGATGACCTATGGCAGCATCTTCTCCTACATCCCCGCCTTCTATGCCCAGGTTGTCTCCCGGCCACTGGATACCTGTCTGTCCACCGCGGTAAAAATCACCAAAGCCCTCAATCATATCCGCTCCATCGACTACAGCTGCTTCTACCGCCCGGCCTATGCCTCCTATCCGGAACTGAAGATCAACCGCTTCGACTACAATAAAGAGGTTTTGCCCTATATCATCCTGATGCCCAACTATGGCAGCCGCGGCCTCATGTGGCAGGAAATCGAAGGCCGCCGGCGCACCACACCCTCCCATATGGTACTTTCCATCTTCCATTCCGAAGATATCGAATCCACCCTGATCAAGATGTGTGCCCAATTCCGTTGGGAGATGTGCAAACGCATTCAGGGCGTGCGCTACAGCGATGTCACCGAGCCTTCCCTGACTGCCGAATACTGCAACTACCTGCAGTTCTACAAGAAAAACTCCACCCTGTCTGCCGATATGAAGGAAAAGGTCAAAGGAGCACTCAAACGCTGGGGCAACAGTTACAGCAAGGTCTTTGCCGCCGAATACGAGCAGTTTGTCAAAAATGAATCCGAAGGACTGCCACGCCTCAACAAAGTGGCCCGGGAGATCCTTTTCAAATACTGCACCTTTGGCCGTGAATACCGGGATGCTCTGTCCATCAATCCCCAGTACAAGCCGCTGATTGACCGTTGGAATATCGCCCATGATGACAAAGTCCGTACCCTGGATCTCTTCGCCCGCAGGATTCTCGGACAGGTAAAGGAGCTGCCGGAAGAAGTGCAGTTGGAAAAAGATTTCCTGAAATTGTAA